In Pseudomonadota bacterium, a genomic segment contains:
- a CDS encoding VOC family protein: MKLLKLAILAQLLLTATLAQAQKNSAPVERLAPVYRHTILVTDLERSLTLYRDVLGMEVSKINQSGEDSYSAVFFNMPRGSQKRFAYLSGEDGRENILGLAEVPGLELPRNNGIRTAAWVQTVADVEGVMEQVQAMGLELVEPIEFVSRESGTPGLEAGVIDFDGHLIMFYGLKRPEKH, from the coding sequence GTGAAGTTGCTCAAGCTCGCCATCCTCGCGCAGCTGCTGCTGACGGCAACCCTTGCCCAGGCGCAGAAAAACAGCGCGCCCGTTGAGCGACTGGCCCCGGTCTATCGTCATACTATTTTGGTCACTGACCTGGAGCGTTCGCTGACGCTGTACCGGGACGTACTCGGCATGGAGGTCAGCAAGATCAATCAGTCTGGCGAAGACTCCTACTCGGCCGTCTTTTTCAACATGCCTCGGGGATCGCAGAAACGCTTCGCCTACCTGAGCGGCGAAGATGGCCGGGAAAACATTCTCGGGCTGGCTGAGGTGCCGGGCCTGGAGCTGCCCCGGAACAACGGGATCCGCACCGCCGCCTGGGTTCAGACCGTGGCGGATGTGGAAGGCGTGATGGAGCAGGTGCAGGCGATGGGGTTAGAGCTGGTTGAACCCATTGAGTTCGTCAGTCGCGAATCCGGCACGCCGGGTCTGGAAGCTGGGGTCATCGACTTTGATGGTCATCTGATAATGTTCTACGGGCTCAAGCGTCCCGAAAAGCATTAG
- a CDS encoding aspartate/glutamate racemase family protein — MSQRIAVIGTGFRPQGHSRPPPEIAALITNGFSVELIEIPDGVFPGDPAARAVCDRQYYETGLQARDAGFDAIYINTVGDYGLSPLRETLAIPVVGSGEASLRVASAFGPFVIVTIWPQALAFLYERVLDDTGTAKNLLGITHLSANGDLATLADEQNFVTDMRAYDLSSLEKIRTARDTAITEQKAAAVVLGCTCMAPTASELSSGSEIPTLEPMTLGYRLTEHCLRSGQLPQEVDGRQLRELF, encoded by the coding sequence ATGTCGCAACGCATCGCGGTGATCGGTACCGGCTTTCGGCCGCAGGGTCACAGCCGGCCGCCACCCGAAATTGCCGCGCTGATCACCAACGGATTCAGCGTCGAGCTGATTGAAATTCCGGACGGCGTGTTTCCGGGAGATCCGGCGGCCAGGGCAGTCTGCGATCGGCAATACTACGAAACAGGGCTGCAGGCCAGAGACGCGGGCTTTGATGCGATCTACATCAATACCGTTGGCGACTACGGCCTCAGTCCGCTGCGCGAGACGCTCGCTATCCCCGTGGTAGGCTCCGGCGAGGCCTCCCTGCGCGTCGCTTCAGCCTTCGGTCCGTTTGTCATCGTGACAATATGGCCTCAGGCGCTCGCCTTTCTTTACGAGCGTGTGCTCGACGACACCGGCACCGCGAAAAATCTGCTGGGCATCACCCATTTATCCGCCAACGGGGATCTTGCCACGCTGGCCGACGAGCAGAATTTTGTGACCGACATGCGGGCCTACGATCTGAGCTCGCTCGAGAAAATTCGAACCGCTCGGGACACCGCCATCACTGAGCAGAAGGCCGCAGCGGTGGTGCTGGGCTGCACCTGTATGGCGCCGACAGCGAGCGAGCTTTCCAGCGGCAGCGAGATTCCGACGCTGGAGCCTATGACTCTAGGGTATCGTCTGACCGAACACTGCCTGCGCAGCGGGCAGCTGCCGCAGGAAGTTGACGGGCGGCAGCTCCGCGAACTCTTCTAG
- a CDS encoding PQQ-dependent sugar dehydrogenase — translation MSSTLAQRDLPFTVEPITAFDEPWSLAFLPDGRMLVTEKKGRLFIVSRNGQKSGPVGGVPDVDYGGQGGLGDVVLHPDFAENRTIYLSYAEGGKGKTRGAAVARAVLGGSDRRPELTNLEVIWRQYPKVLGRGHYGHRLAFDSEGYLFISSGDRQKFTPAQDMQSSIGKILRLNDDGSAPDDNPFVDYLSEDPQVDDDAVYDQIWSLGHRNPLGIAFDGDGRLWEVEMGPAGGDELNLVKRSANYGYPVVSNGNHYDGRPIPDHDTRPEFAAPAIWWTPVVSPGDLMIYGGKLFEAWRGNAFVAGLSSNAIVRIRLDADGAEEVERYAMGARIRSLEEGPNGAIWVLEDERRGSQGRLLKLTPAN, via the coding sequence ATGTCCAGCACTCTGGCGCAGCGGGACCTGCCTTTCACGGTTGAACCCATCACAGCGTTCGACGAACCCTGGTCACTCGCGTTCCTGCCCGACGGCCGCATGCTCGTCACCGAAAAGAAAGGCCGACTATTCATCGTTTCTCGAAACGGACAGAAGTCAGGACCCGTGGGCGGAGTTCCGGACGTCGACTACGGCGGTCAGGGCGGGCTGGGCGACGTGGTGCTCCACCCCGATTTTGCCGAGAACCGAACCATTTACCTCAGCTACGCGGAAGGCGGCAAAGGCAAGACACGAGGTGCCGCGGTAGCCAGAGCTGTGCTCGGCGGCAGCGATCGGCGACCGGAGCTGACCAACCTCGAGGTCATTTGGCGGCAGTATCCAAAGGTGCTCGGCCGCGGCCACTACGGTCATCGCCTGGCTTTCGACTCAGAGGGTTATCTTTTTATCAGCTCGGGCGATCGGCAGAAGTTTACGCCGGCGCAGGATATGCAGTCCTCGATTGGGAAGATTCTCCGGCTGAACGATGATGGGTCGGCCCCCGACGACAATCCGTTTGTCGACTATCTGAGTGAAGACCCCCAGGTTGATGATGATGCAGTCTACGACCAGATTTGGTCTCTGGGTCATCGCAACCCCCTCGGCATTGCGTTTGATGGCGATGGACGGCTGTGGGAAGTGGAGATGGGGCCCGCCGGCGGCGACGAACTGAATCTTGTGAAGCGCAGCGCAAACTATGGTTACCCCGTGGTCTCCAACGGTAATCACTATGACGGTCGGCCGATTCCGGATCACGATACGCGACCGGAGTTTGCTGCACCGGCCATCTGGTGGACCCCGGTCGTCTCTCCCGGCGACCTGATGATCTATGGCGGCAAGCTGTTCGAAGCCTGGCGCGGCAACGCGTTTGTCGCCGGACTCTCCTCCAACGCCATCGTTCGTATCCGCCTGGACGCCGACGGCGCTGAGGAGGTCGAGCGCTACGCGATGGGCGCAAGGATTCGCAGCCTTGAGGAGGGACCAAACGGGGCGATCTGGGTCCTCGAAGATGAGCGCCGCGGAAGTCAGGGACGACTGCTGAAGTTGACGCCAGCTAACTAA
- a CDS encoding DUF72 domain-containing protein: MNYTATDSPTGIPSPLPFAYRLGLPAWAFPGWTGCFWDGRPSPLAGYSQVFNAVEGNTTFYRTPDAQTVEGWRKTLAGRDFQFSFKLPRTFTHEATCDLALLREFLRTLAPLDEHLGPWLVQFPAWTGPADLARIERILAELTNFGSSVLEVRHPRFFTEPERLDSLIKEFPVSRLSLDTRALYAGDMDHPEVRSARHHKPDLPVTPHADHGLVYVRMVLHPDPQTSAVSLDYWASYCAEALDAGHAVWVMIHCPNNQHCPPYARDFHQRLSVHCAKAGIMPSWPMPEQATLL, from the coding sequence ATGAACTACACCGCGACGGATTCTCCGACGGGGATTCCCTCACCGCTCCCGTTTGCCTATCGCCTGGGCCTGCCGGCCTGGGCATTCCCTGGCTGGACCGGTTGCTTTTGGGACGGCCGACCCAGCCCCCTCGCCGGCTACAGCCAGGTGTTCAACGCGGTGGAGGGCAACACCACTTTCTACCGGACGCCTGATGCCCAAACCGTCGAGGGCTGGCGAAAGACGTTGGCGGGACGCGATTTTCAGTTCAGCTTCAAGCTGCCGCGAACCTTTACCCACGAGGCCACCTGCGACCTGGCGCTGCTGCGGGAGTTCCTGCGCACGCTGGCGCCGCTGGATGAGCATCTCGGCCCCTGGCTGGTGCAATTTCCGGCCTGGACCGGTCCGGCAGATCTGGCTCGGATCGAGCGCATCCTGGCGGAGTTGACGAACTTCGGGTCGTCGGTGCTCGAGGTGCGCCATCCACGGTTTTTCACCGAGCCTGAGCGGCTGGATTCCCTGATCAAAGAGTTCCCCGTGTCCAGACTTTCGCTGGACACCCGGGCACTCTATGCCGGGGATATGGATCATCCGGAGGTCCGGTCAGCGCGACACCACAAACCCGATCTGCCGGTCACGCCGCATGCGGATCACGGTTTGGTGTATGTGCGCATGGTGCTGCATCCCGATCCGCAAACTAGTGCGGTCAGTCTGGACTACTGGGCTAGCTACTGCGCCGAGGCGCTCGACGCCGGTCACGCCGTATGGGTGATGATCCACTGTCCGAACAATCAGCATTGCCCGCCCTACGCCCGAGACTTTCACCAGCGGTTAAGTGTTCACTGTGCAAAAGCCGGCATCATGCCGTCCTGGCCGATGCCGGAACAGGCGACGCTGCTTTAG
- a CDS encoding SDR family oxidoreductase, with translation MQNHISTVLVTGANRGLGLEFSRQYLDQGWRVLATCRSPEQAIDLSSLGNDEGGLEVFALDVADFSAVDALSETLSGRHVDILINNAGVFGPKPKAEQDLRQSFGHLSYDLWAEIFRINSQAPVKLTEALLPNLLAGSQRKVVNISSTEGSIAGANAGLYAYRTSKAALNMATALLAKDLVNQHIVAAALNPGWVKTRMGGPQGVLEPEQSVASMRQVIEGLTMDDSGAFLDYNGDSIPW, from the coding sequence ATGCAAAACCATATCAGCACCGTCCTGGTGACGGGAGCCAACCGCGGCCTGGGTCTGGAGTTCAGCCGCCAGTATCTGGACCAGGGCTGGCGAGTGCTGGCGACATGCCGATCGCCGGAGCAAGCCATCGATCTCAGTAGCCTGGGAAACGATGAAGGCGGGCTGGAGGTTTTTGCGCTCGACGTCGCGGACTTTAGCGCGGTGGATGCGCTGTCCGAAACACTGTCCGGGCGTCACGTGGATATCCTTATCAACAACGCCGGCGTATTTGGGCCAAAACCCAAAGCGGAGCAGGATCTCAGGCAAAGTTTTGGCCACCTGTCTTACGACCTTTGGGCAGAGATCTTCCGCATCAACTCCCAGGCGCCGGTGAAGCTGACCGAGGCGCTGCTTCCCAATCTACTCGCCGGATCGCAGCGTAAGGTGGTGAACATCTCGTCGACGGAAGGCTCAATCGCTGGCGCCAACGCGGGGCTCTACGCCTACCGCACCAGCAAAGCCGCCTTGAACATGGCGACCGCACTCCTGGCCAAAGATCTTGTCAACCAGCATATTGTCGCCGCGGCACTCAACCCGGGCTGGGTCAAAACACGCATGGGCGGGCCGCAGGGGGTGCTGGAGCCGGAGCAGAGCGTAGCCAGCATGCGGCAGGTGATCGAGGGGCTAACGATGGACGACAGTGGGGCCTTCCTGGACTACAACGGAGATTCCATTCCCTGGTAG
- a CDS encoding DUF4197 domain-containing protein, whose translation MKLKALFITFVLLFSGGAHADLKSKLKGLLGEEEETDTTQAESADFLGLSSEQQIEGLKQALAQGFTRAVGTLGKEDGFWGNELVQIPLPETVERVAKGARRLGGDRYVDEFHETLNRAAESAVPVATELFAAALRDMTVDDAIEIVRGEPDAATQYFRSRTEASLVEQFLPLVAEATDDAGVTQAYKELNKKAGGFLSALGGDEDSLDLDRYVTDKALDALFVYIAAEEKQIREDPVARTTDLLKALFD comes from the coding sequence ATGAAGCTCAAGGCCTTGTTCATCACGTTTGTATTGCTGTTCTCGGGAGGCGCCCACGCTGACCTCAAGAGTAAGTTGAAAGGGTTGCTCGGCGAGGAGGAAGAGACTGACACTACCCAGGCAGAGTCAGCGGATTTTCTGGGGTTGTCTTCAGAACAGCAGATCGAAGGGCTTAAACAGGCTTTGGCGCAGGGGTTCACTCGCGCGGTTGGCACGCTCGGCAAGGAGGATGGATTTTGGGGCAACGAGCTGGTTCAGATACCTCTACCTGAAACTGTCGAGCGGGTTGCAAAAGGAGCCCGCCGCTTGGGTGGCGACCGCTACGTCGACGAGTTCCACGAAACGCTCAATCGTGCCGCGGAGAGCGCTGTACCCGTGGCTACCGAACTGTTTGCGGCAGCGTTGAGAGATATGACGGTCGACGACGCGATTGAGATCGTCCGGGGAGAACCCGACGCGGCTACGCAGTATTTTCGCAGCAGGACCGAAGCTTCCTTGGTCGAGCAGTTTCTGCCGCTCGTAGCTGAGGCAACTGACGACGCTGGTGTGACCCAGGCCTACAAGGAGCTCAACAAGAAAGCCGGCGGGTTTCTGTCGGCGCTGGGCGGCGATGAAGACAGTCTTGATCTCGATCGTTACGTCACCGACAAGGCTTTGGACGCACTGTTCGTTTACATAGCGGCGGAAGAAAAGCAGATTCGCGAAGACCCGGTCGCCCGAACGACGGATCTGCTGAAGGCACTGTTTGATTAA
- a CDS encoding 6-bladed beta-propeller, translating to MPRLRFVSLFVCLLGPSLLFAGESIQFRFEQALPTLQQPWFFGLRGGIAVDEENFVYVTERDTEVIRKFNRSGLLVTSWGRRGPGDGEFAGPHDVALSDDDRVYITDEFNHRVQIFTRDGVYLAQFGAFGSGDGQLNRPTGVAQHEGFVYVADSENFRIQKFTSDGDYVGQWGSEGSGNGQFQRPEDIAISRTGFVYVIDQARPFINYENTRVQYFDTEGNFIGTWGSTGTGLGQFQELVAIEVDQFGVVFTLDEDGRIQRFTPDGLGVSQFTMDPDELPINRPSGIAKAPDGRIYVRDVSRVSQFLPTGQFADRWGSLGDELGQFNFPLGIAAQANGNLLVSDIFNNRVQVFTPEGMPLSSFGGPGSPGELIGPGQIAVSAQGDIYLSELTASRVSVFDENFNFIRRIGSFGSGNGEFDLPRGVGIDSQGFVYVADGNNHRVQKFTPDGTYVDQWGVRGSENGNFERPNSLVVGPGDLIYVADRDLDRIQIFESDGTFVSVFGESGTGPGQFNIPESMAFDSFGFLYVADVFNDRYQAFTANGEYVGKYDMPGVAPGSLTRPGGIYFDNSQRVFMVDGRNNRLQRFSRVELLPDSKVMVVAGGGPYPGNPLWDATQVNANFAYRTLAVQGFTDDLIYYLTPNLDLDLDQNGNSDEVDGVPTAQALREGVLGSFGSDADNLILYLVDHGGDKTFRLTENEILSASELDSWLDEWQATRPNGNVTLIYDACQSGSFLDELRDPNRILIASAGAEEAAYFVSQGSLSFSNRFWSQIFNGATLGEAYDLASQATSTAFPLQNPLLDADGDGSFNTAADLAAIENLVIGAGTQVDGNAPVITSVSPVQNPTASTATIEANGVTDADGIARVWAVLRPPGFAPDSADNPVQDLPTVELTQQPGTADYQAEFSDFTIAGTYDISIEAQDRIGNTAIPRLTQVVVGTPVRRRAVIIGGGDPSAPEFANLKTNSDLALAALNLQGYGPDGITCNDPSCDDVYYMTGGSSTGSDAGTNLTNVEFAITSFGVDNAEDLTVYLVAPKSGAGYRLNETEILDAATLDGWLDTAQATLPGVLTVIVDADDAQTFMQGIAPEGGQTRFLVASTDVDENASFELGGEVSFSRFFWNQTLNGARLRQAFQVARRAINLTQNAQLDVDGNGVPNQITDALVVDDYFIGSGVALAGDDPFVSEVMVNAELVSDFETITATGVTSTGSIDRVIAIVSQPDGVLVTQPLATVGDAFSDRSFGLCGPAGSYGVAVHAIDAEGNVSLPAEATVNRATDCADFQFASGFE from the coding sequence ATGCCGCGTTTGCGTTTCGTGTCTCTTTTCGTTTGTTTACTGGGCCCATCGTTGTTGTTCGCCGGCGAAAGCATTCAGTTTCGCTTTGAACAAGCGCTGCCCACGCTGCAGCAGCCCTGGTTCTTTGGTCTGCGCGGGGGAATTGCCGTCGATGAGGAAAACTTTGTCTATGTCACGGAGCGCGATACCGAGGTTATTCGCAAGTTCAACCGCTCTGGCTTGCTCGTCACAAGCTGGGGTCGGCGAGGCCCGGGTGACGGCGAGTTTGCTGGCCCTCATGACGTTGCGCTGAGTGACGACGATCGGGTTTATATCACCGATGAGTTCAATCATCGCGTTCAGATTTTCACTCGGGATGGCGTTTACCTCGCGCAGTTTGGTGCCTTTGGAAGCGGTGACGGCCAGCTGAACCGGCCGACCGGAGTTGCTCAGCACGAGGGGTTTGTCTACGTTGCCGACAGCGAAAACTTCCGGATCCAAAAGTTTACCAGCGACGGTGACTATGTCGGCCAGTGGGGCAGCGAAGGCAGCGGCAACGGCCAGTTTCAACGCCCCGAAGACATCGCCATCTCGCGTACGGGATTTGTTTACGTCATCGACCAGGCCCGACCATTTATCAACTATGAGAACACTCGTGTTCAGTATTTTGATACGGAGGGAAACTTTATTGGCACGTGGGGCTCTACCGGCACCGGGCTGGGGCAGTTCCAGGAGCTCGTCGCCATCGAGGTGGATCAGTTTGGCGTTGTCTTTACGTTAGACGAGGATGGCCGTATTCAGCGCTTCACCCCCGACGGCCTGGGGGTTTCTCAGTTCACGATGGATCCTGACGAATTGCCAATCAATCGACCGAGCGGGATTGCCAAAGCCCCGGACGGGCGCATATACGTTCGAGATGTCTCGCGCGTCTCCCAGTTCCTGCCGACCGGGCAGTTTGCTGATCGCTGGGGCAGCCTGGGGGATGAGCTTGGCCAGTTCAATTTTCCGCTAGGTATTGCGGCCCAGGCCAACGGTAACCTGCTCGTGTCGGATATCTTCAACAATCGGGTGCAGGTCTTCACGCCGGAGGGTATGCCGTTGTCCTCATTTGGCGGTCCCGGGAGTCCTGGGGAGCTCATCGGACCGGGGCAAATTGCCGTGAGCGCACAGGGCGATATTTATCTGAGCGAACTTACGGCCAGCCGCGTTAGCGTATTCGACGAGAATTTTAATTTCATCCGGCGAATCGGTAGTTTTGGTTCGGGGAATGGTGAGTTTGACCTCCCGCGCGGCGTAGGGATCGACAGCCAAGGTTTTGTTTACGTGGCCGACGGCAACAACCATCGCGTTCAGAAGTTTACCCCTGACGGGACATACGTCGATCAGTGGGGCGTCAGGGGGAGTGAAAACGGGAACTTCGAAAGACCCAACTCATTAGTGGTTGGGCCTGGCGATCTCATTTACGTAGCCGATCGCGATCTCGACCGGATTCAGATCTTTGAATCTGACGGAACATTTGTGAGTGTTTTTGGCGAGAGCGGTACGGGTCCGGGGCAGTTCAATATTCCGGAAAGTATGGCGTTTGATTCGTTTGGCTTCCTTTACGTTGCTGATGTGTTCAACGATCGATATCAGGCCTTCACGGCTAACGGGGAGTATGTCGGCAAGTACGATATGCCGGGCGTGGCGCCTGGCTCGCTCACCCGGCCCGGTGGCATCTACTTCGATAACAGCCAACGGGTTTTCATGGTCGATGGCCGAAATAACCGCCTGCAGCGGTTCAGCCGAGTCGAGTTGCTGCCGGATTCTAAGGTCATGGTAGTTGCTGGCGGCGGCCCTTATCCGGGAAATCCCTTGTGGGACGCCACCCAGGTCAACGCCAACTTTGCGTACCGAACGCTAGCCGTTCAGGGTTTCACCGACGACCTCATCTACTATCTAACACCGAACCTGGACCTGGATCTGGACCAAAACGGGAACTCTGATGAAGTGGACGGCGTGCCTACCGCACAGGCTTTGCGGGAGGGGGTTCTGGGATCCTTTGGCTCAGACGCCGACAATCTTATTCTCTATCTCGTAGATCATGGCGGTGACAAAACGTTCCGACTGACCGAGAACGAAATCCTCAGCGCGAGTGAGCTCGATAGCTGGCTGGACGAGTGGCAGGCGACCCGGCCCAACGGCAACGTCACCTTGATTTACGACGCGTGCCAGTCGGGCTCTTTCTTGGATGAACTTCGTGATCCCAATCGGATTCTGATTGCCTCGGCAGGCGCCGAAGAAGCTGCCTATTTTGTTTCCCAGGGCTCCCTGTCATTTTCGAATCGCTTCTGGAGCCAGATCTTTAACGGTGCAACGCTAGGTGAAGCCTATGATCTGGCCAGCCAGGCCACTTCAACGGCGTTCCCGCTGCAAAACCCCCTGCTCGACGCTGACGGCGACGGTAGCTTCAATACGGCCGCCGACCTGGCGGCAATCGAAAATTTGGTGATTGGAGCGGGCACCCAAGTGGACGGCAACGCGCCGGTGATCACCAGCGTCAGCCCCGTTCAGAACCCGACCGCGAGCACCGCAACGATCGAAGCCAACGGCGTAACCGATGCCGACGGCATTGCCCGGGTGTGGGCCGTGCTTCGGCCGCCGGGTTTTGCGCCGGACTCAGCCGATAATCCGGTGCAGGATCTCCCGACCGTTGAGCTTACCCAGCAGCCCGGCACAGCTGACTATCAGGCGGAGTTCAGCGATTTCACCATCGCCGGAACCTACGACATATCGATTGAGGCCCAAGATCGTATTGGCAATACCGCGATCCCTAGGCTGACCCAGGTGGTAGTGGGCACACCCGTCAGGCGCCGCGCGGTCATCATCGGTGGCGGTGATCCGTCCGCGCCGGAATTTGCAAATCTGAAGACCAACAGCGATCTGGCGCTGGCGGCGCTTAACCTCCAGGGCTACGGGCCCGACGGGATCACCTGCAATGATCCGAGCTGCGACGACGTTTATTACATGACGGGCGGCTCCTCCACCGGCTCCGACGCGGGCACCAACCTGACCAACGTTGAATTTGCGATCACCAGTTTTGGCGTCGACAACGCCGAAGACTTGACGGTTTATCTGGTTGCGCCCAAGTCCGGCGCGGGCTACCGCCTGAACGAGACCGAAATCCTCGACGCGGCAACGCTGGACGGGTGGCTCGATACCGCTCAGGCGACTTTGCCCGGCGTACTGACGGTGATTGTTGATGCTGATGACGCGCAGACCTTTATGCAGGGTATTGCCCCAGAAGGTGGACAGACCCGCTTTCTGGTGGCGAGCACGGACGTCGACGAAAATGCGAGCTTTGAGCTGGGCGGCGAGGTGTCCTTCTCTCGCTTCTTTTGGAATCAGACGCTGAATGGTGCGCGCCTGCGCCAGGCGTTTCAGGTCGCGCGTCGGGCGATCAACCTGACACAAAACGCCCAGCTCGACGTGGATGGCAACGGCGTGCCGAATCAGATTACCGATGCGCTGGTCGTCGACGATTACTTCATCGGCTCCGGCGTGGCCCTGGCTGGTGATGATCCCTTTGTTTCTGAGGTGATGGTCAACGCTGAGCTGGTCAGCGATTTTGAAACGATTACCGCTACCGGCGTCACCTCTACCGGCTCGATCGATCGGGTGATCGCGATTGTGTCCCAGCCGGATGGTGTACTGGTGACCCAGCCGTTAGCGACGGTCGGCGACGCTTTCTCCGACCGCAGCTTTGGGCTGTGCGGTCCCGCTGGAAGTTATGGTGTTGCTGTGCATGCCATCGACGCCGAGGGCAACGTATCGCTTCCAGCTGAGGCGACGGTGAACCGCGCCACGGACTGCGCAGACTTTCAGTTTGCCTCAGGATTCGAGTAA
- a CDS encoding chorismate pyruvate-lyase family protein, whose translation MSFTTPNLMRLDLQESLKNSTIELRDLSPFQRVLLTTDGMVTEILEAYTWERVTVSKLLQDQVAADEPITELDLEPGETLLRRTILLHGTKSQRNHIYAHSLLCVDRLDDKIRDGLLNSAKPIGLLIQENQLETFREVLVCEKHAASELATHFDVGPESSLISRTYRVFAYGLPIMLITEKFPEGSFRT comes from the coding sequence GTGAGTTTCACCACACCCAATCTGATGCGGCTAGATCTTCAGGAGTCGCTGAAGAACAGCACCATTGAACTTCGGGACCTGAGCCCGTTTCAACGCGTTTTGCTGACGACCGACGGCATGGTGACGGAGATTCTGGAGGCCTACACGTGGGAACGCGTCACGGTCAGCAAGCTGCTTCAGGACCAGGTGGCTGCCGATGAGCCGATCACCGAACTGGACCTGGAGCCGGGGGAAACCCTGCTGCGCCGAACCATTCTGCTGCACGGCACCAAAAGCCAAAGAAACCACATCTACGCTCATTCGCTGCTGTGCGTTGACCGGCTCGACGACAAAATCCGCGACGGGCTGTTGAACAGCGCTAAACCGATTGGTCTGCTGATCCAGGAAAACCAGCTAGAGACCTTCCGCGAGGTTCTGGTTTGCGAAAAGCACGCCGCCTCAGAGCTGGCCACGCACTTTGACGTTGGGCCGGAATCCAGCCTGATCTCCCGTACCTATCGCGTTTTTGCCTACGGGTTACCCATTATGCTCATCACCGAGAAGTTTCCTGAGGGGTCCTTCCGGACTTAG
- a CDS encoding sigma-70 family RNA polymerase sigma factor encodes MSIDKPTPSESEKPGITTTTLLDQANSGDDAARDALFQRVLPMLRRFARGRLPAWGRDSAETEDLVQITLLRAFKRLGDFKAERPGAFLSYLRTIMMNAVRDEIRKKGRRPHSTSSVEEAVVDPESVVANVVGMETIDAYEGAMAELNEGRREAVMMHVEFGMTYAEVALELGLPSANAARMRIKRGLEEVARLMP; translated from the coding sequence GTGTCAATAGACAAACCAACGCCCTCAGAATCCGAGAAGCCGGGAATCACGACCACAACGCTTCTCGATCAAGCCAACAGCGGTGACGACGCGGCGCGCGACGCGCTGTTCCAGCGCGTGCTCCCCATGTTGCGCCGCTTCGCGCGCGGCCGTTTGCCTGCCTGGGGCAGAGACTCCGCCGAAACCGAGGATCTTGTGCAGATCACGCTGCTTCGCGCGTTTAAACGTCTGGGCGACTTTAAAGCTGAGCGGCCGGGTGCGTTTCTGTCGTATCTGCGCACCATCATGATGAACGCAGTACGCGACGAAATCCGCAAAAAGGGCCGTCGACCGCATAGCACCTCTTCGGTCGAAGAAGCGGTGGTCGACCCGGAGAGCGTCGTGGCGAACGTAGTCGGCATGGAGACAATCGATGCGTATGAAGGGGCGATGGCCGAGCTCAACGAAGGCCGGCGTGAGGCGGTGATGATGCACGTAGAGTTTGGGATGACTTACGCAGAGGTGGCCCTGGAGCTTGGGCTGCCGTCAGCCAACGCCGCCCGCATGAGAATCAAGCGGGGGCTGGAGGAAGTGGCCAGGCTGATGCCCTGA